A genomic region of Xanthomonas fragariae contains the following coding sequences:
- a CDS encoding DUF3693 domain-containing protein gives MSAENELINLVRAGGKFSSDNELAQKLGVTRAMVSSWRSGRYVLPDDQIAQLCALATLDGASWMARIHTERAASATERALWQSILDRLAPITAVVGVLGLVALGIHAGSHEAVVAAFSPVAITPTLYTLCEVAVLTLLCVLMAYYCRPLHRERTGQ, from the coding sequence ATGAGCGCGGAAAACGAACTGATCAACCTTGTGCGAGCAGGAGGAAAGTTCAGTTCAGACAATGAGTTAGCTCAGAAGCTGGGGGTGACCAGGGCGATGGTTAGCTCTTGGCGTTCGGGCAGGTATGTGCTGCCGGACGATCAAATTGCGCAGCTCTGTGCGCTTGCAACGCTAGACGGGGCAAGCTGGATGGCAAGGATTCACACCGAGCGTGCAGCGTCCGCGACAGAACGTGCTCTGTGGCAATCGATCCTGGACAGACTGGCCCCGATCACCGCGGTGGTCGGGGTGCTGGGCCTAGTCGCACTAGGGATCCACGCAGGAAGCCATGAGGCGGTAGTGGCGGCCTTCTCTCCGGTCGCCATAACGCCAACCCTCTATACATTATGCGAAGTGGCCGTGTTGACGCTCCTGTGCGTGCTGATGGCCTATTACTGCCGGCCACTCCACAGGGAGCGGACTGGACAATGA
- a CDS encoding zonular occludens toxin domain-containing protein has translation MIGDTASISLLTGLPGSGKSLRMTQRIVELVEKGAHVYTCNINGISVPGVTPWEDPTKWRDLPAGAVLFVDEAQQYFRARRGGEPPDYIMAMETIRHLGVRLVLATQQPNYLDTHLRGLVGFHEHLLRQSGKDQTFIFRNHQVMDEVRLGLKRIKGLYDYELWKLPEKYFQYYKSAELHTVKYRMPSLMKKILITGPIAIVMMLSVFGWLFWKGIHGQAEAEEMAKTAPVAQPGHSSAGATSGGNARPAIASGEDYMRAITPMVQDVPWSAPGFAGREFRADPHMFCMSTENSCRCVTEQNTRVVVRDDVCRDVARWGEPYNPYKPPQERREYAKVEQGGEERQHASVSQQQAHAQPGQVIPKGQRVQGTFSESPGYQAQSYTKATTLEM, from the coding sequence ATGATCGGTGACACTGCCTCTATTTCTCTGCTGACCGGCCTTCCAGGCTCCGGCAAGTCGCTACGCATGACGCAGCGCATTGTGGAGCTGGTTGAGAAGGGCGCGCACGTCTACACGTGCAACATCAACGGCATCAGCGTTCCGGGCGTGACGCCTTGGGAAGACCCGACAAAGTGGAGGGATCTGCCGGCCGGCGCGGTGCTCTTCGTCGATGAGGCGCAGCAGTATTTTCGCGCTCGCCGGGGTGGTGAGCCGCCGGATTACATCATGGCCATGGAGACTATCCGTCACCTCGGCGTGCGCCTGGTGCTGGCAACTCAGCAGCCGAACTACCTCGACACGCACCTGCGCGGGTTGGTGGGCTTCCACGAGCATCTGCTGCGGCAGTCCGGTAAGGATCAGACCTTTATTTTCCGCAACCATCAGGTGATGGATGAGGTCCGCTTGGGCCTTAAGCGCATCAAGGGCCTGTACGACTACGAGCTGTGGAAGCTGCCGGAGAAATATTTCCAGTACTACAAGAGCGCCGAGCTGCACACTGTCAAGTACCGCATGCCGTCGTTGATGAAGAAGATCCTGATCACCGGACCTATCGCCATCGTGATGATGCTCAGCGTTTTCGGGTGGCTATTCTGGAAGGGCATCCATGGACAAGCGGAAGCGGAGGAAATGGCCAAGACTGCGCCTGTGGCGCAGCCGGGCCATTCCTCCGCTGGAGCGACCTCGGGAGGCAACGCCAGGCCGGCTATCGCAAGCGGTGAGGATTACATGCGTGCGATCACGCCGATGGTCCAGGATGTGCCGTGGTCAGCGCCTGGCTTTGCGGGCCGCGAGTTCCGTGCAGATCCGCACATGTTCTGCATGAGTACCGAGAACAGCTGCCGCTGCGTCACCGAGCAAAACACGCGCGTCGTGGTGCGGGACGATGTGTGCCGCGATGTTGCGCGGTGGGGTGAGCCGTACAACCCGTACAAGCCGCCGCAGGAGCGCCGGGAGTATGCGAAGGTGGAGCAGGGTGGCGAGGAGCGTCAGCACGCCTCAGTGAGCCAGCAGCAGGCGCATGCGCAGCCTGGTCAGGTCATTCCCAAGGGCCAGCGTGTCCAGGGCACGTTCTCGGAATCGCCTGGTTACCAGGCGCAGAGCTACACCAAGGCAACGACCTTGGAAATGTAA
- a CDS encoding DUF2523 family protein, whose protein sequence is MSWFSFDVPWLGALGGLLNKLMKLKLALWTAKALGALGLGFAGKAFVYDPLIDQAVSAWQLVPPLAANWVHALGLDTAISILLSAYGIQGVQRVFLTRANQARDE, encoded by the coding sequence ATGTCGTGGTTCTCGTTCGATGTTCCGTGGCTGGGCGCGCTGGGCGGATTGCTCAACAAGCTCATGAAGCTCAAGTTGGCGTTGTGGACGGCCAAGGCGCTGGGTGCGCTCGGTCTCGGCTTCGCCGGCAAAGCATTTGTCTATGACCCGCTGATTGACCAGGCCGTGAGTGCGTGGCAGCTGGTGCCGCCGCTTGCCGCCAATTGGGTGCATGCACTCGGGTTGGACACAGCGATTTCAATCCTCCTCAGCGCGTACGGCATCCAAGGTGTGCAGCGTGTCTTCCTCACTCGTGCAAACCAGGCGCGCGACGAATGA
- a CDS encoding A coat protein, whose translation MRRVVYLLVALIFAALGIGGARAANYGDQGIANAVCQAHLAAAQARVQSENSERGDQYWKVAFACVIDPSQAGNYTYLCTVNNGAGGCAAFAKNFAPPQGGAYDYSFNSNETCAARNSTKLADAALGYSAPSTCVGGCQVQGTPFSSAQGPVTVYGIKERTYNGQVCTPQKPTQDIGQAEDDKKDATQPKSPECTSLGAGQTACVKPNGDYCATASTGKTFCWGPAETGKKTEGSDAQTRTPKGEAVTPPNVPPADGEWQRKEGHQQTTCTNGSCNTNNVTNYSSVPGGTSKNSSGDNSQDGSGNTSGNGFESGSGDKENESKDSATDSGNCTTPPVCIGDTLKCLHLKFTWKTQCNTERGEVTGGTTCSDGDVPMCAGKSCKAAEYTQVLQSWRTRCGIDKDRDAAKSDAARGAADAAGDDEKGEVAKLWASDGKPGPHFDQNRLSIGGGDLLGGNIDIMGTSFTLNAQFYDALAIIKKIIIASAMVAAFVILWRS comes from the coding sequence GTGCGACGCGTGGTTTATTTGCTTGTCGCGTTGATTTTCGCAGCTCTCGGGATTGGTGGCGCACGTGCTGCCAATTACGGCGATCAGGGCATTGCGAACGCGGTGTGTCAGGCGCATTTGGCCGCTGCTCAAGCACGTGTGCAGTCAGAAAATTCTGAGCGCGGAGACCAGTATTGGAAAGTCGCCTTTGCGTGCGTCATTGATCCCTCGCAGGCCGGCAATTACACCTATCTGTGTACGGTCAATAACGGTGCGGGCGGTTGCGCTGCGTTCGCTAAGAATTTCGCCCCGCCTCAAGGTGGCGCATACGACTACAGTTTTAATTCAAATGAGACGTGCGCGGCGCGTAATAGCACCAAGCTCGCAGATGCCGCGTTGGGTTACTCGGCACCCTCAACCTGCGTTGGCGGCTGTCAGGTGCAAGGTACGCCGTTTAGCAGTGCGCAAGGACCTGTTACGGTCTATGGAATCAAGGAGCGCACCTATAACGGGCAGGTGTGCACACCACAAAAACCGACTCAGGATATCGGTCAGGCGGAGGATGACAAGAAGGATGCGACGCAACCGAAGTCGCCAGAATGCACCTCACTTGGTGCCGGTCAGACAGCGTGTGTAAAGCCCAATGGTGACTACTGTGCCACTGCTTCAACCGGCAAGACGTTCTGCTGGGGTCCAGCGGAGACCGGCAAGAAAACTGAGGGTTCAGATGCGCAGACGCGAACTCCTAAGGGTGAGGCAGTGACGCCACCGAACGTGCCGCCTGCGGACGGCGAGTGGCAGCGCAAAGAGGGGCATCAGCAGACGACGTGCACCAATGGCAGCTGCAACACGAACAACGTCACAAACTATTCGAGCGTCCCTGGAGGCACGTCGAAGAACTCCAGCGGTGACAACAGCCAAGATGGCTCTGGCAATACGTCCGGTAACGGCTTTGAGAGCGGATCCGGCGACAAAGAAAACGAGAGTAAGGACAGTGCAACCGATAGCGGTAATTGCACGACGCCGCCGGTGTGCATTGGCGACACGCTTAAGTGTCTGCATCTGAAATTCACATGGAAAACGCAATGCAACACCGAACGTGGCGAAGTCACTGGCGGAACCACCTGCAGCGATGGTGACGTGCCAATGTGCGCCGGCAAGAGCTGTAAGGCGGCCGAATACACGCAGGTATTGCAGTCCTGGCGTACACGTTGCGGGATTGACAAGGATCGCGACGCAGCGAAGTCCGATGCTGCCCGCGGTGCGGCCGATGCCGCTGGTGATGACGAAAAGGGCGAGGTTGCCAAGCTGTGGGCGTCTGATGGCAAGCCGGGCCCGCATTTTGATCAGAACCGTTTGAGCATTGGTGGTGGCGACTTGCTCGGCGGCAACATTGACATCATGGGCACGTCATTCACGCTCAACGCCCAGTTCTACGATGCGCTCGCCATCATCAAAAAAATCATCATCGCGTCTGCCATGGTGGCTGCGTTCGTGATCTTGTGGAGGTCCTAA
- a CDS encoding single-stranded DNA-binding protein: MSGIKVTVLSAEVDERGGTFKDDEGKDREYTTRKQKAKLEAGGFAYPLDVRLEKGQAAYQPGEYELDLEAMVTVNKGAINYSKFHVLRAVKPARAAA, from the coding sequence ATGAGCGGAATCAAAGTCACCGTGTTGAGCGCCGAAGTCGATGAGCGTGGCGGCACGTTCAAGGATGACGAGGGCAAGGACCGGGAATACACCACGCGCAAGCAGAAAGCTAAGCTCGAAGCCGGTGGCTTTGCGTACCCGCTGGACGTGCGCTTGGAGAAGGGCCAGGCCGCATATCAGCCGGGTGAATATGAGCTTGATTTGGAAGCCATGGTCACTGTCAACAAGGGTGCTATCAATTACAGCAAATTTCACGTGTTGCGCGCTGTTAAGCCTGCACGCGCTGCGGCCTAA
- a CDS encoding replication initiation factor domain-containing protein → MADGSLAVSGLPSSNRGVSEFRNSDGTLTVIIDWFSASVDLFAVLRQVGYLDLDDAEEVRQWSDACAENAMVIAINLFTFFFAGLGMELDKQVGPGSFYTWRVRVLDREGKHVGIIEFGGEECRRKDGTYTSRIELTGTGCAMVSAARCGHAKRWLELRAKLESCAGRLTRVDTAADDLLGKYPLKLAQTWYSDGEFDNRGQRPKAQLIDDYDSGDGKTLYVGTKKSEKQLRVYEKGREQGDRESPWVRYEAQFKASNRKDLSLDILRDPAAYLLGAYPVLNFLKCVALRIDITKAAVDATWKSARRHIKRQYGATLNFILRHCSTPEAAHAVISTCTSNKLPAWATQEAADLWPEIAGVNQIIEGVTP, encoded by the coding sequence ATGGCTGATGGATCGCTCGCGGTGTCGGGACTCCCCTCGTCTAACAGGGGAGTCAGTGAATTCAGGAACAGTGATGGCACCCTGACGGTGATCATTGACTGGTTTTCTGCGTCTGTAGATCTATTCGCTGTTCTGCGCCAGGTCGGCTACCTCGACCTCGACGACGCCGAAGAGGTTCGCCAGTGGTCGGACGCATGTGCCGAAAATGCCATGGTCATTGCGATCAACCTGTTTACGTTCTTCTTCGCCGGCCTCGGCATGGAATTGGACAAGCAGGTAGGCCCCGGCAGCTTCTACACCTGGCGTGTGCGTGTACTTGATCGCGAAGGCAAGCACGTGGGCATCATCGAGTTCGGTGGCGAAGAGTGCCGGCGCAAAGATGGCACCTACACCTCGCGTATCGAGTTGACCGGTACAGGTTGCGCCATGGTGAGCGCAGCGCGCTGCGGCCATGCGAAGCGGTGGCTGGAGCTTCGAGCGAAGCTCGAAAGCTGCGCAGGACGATTGACCCGTGTGGATACCGCTGCCGACGATCTTCTGGGCAAATACCCGCTGAAACTCGCGCAGACGTGGTATTCGGATGGTGAGTTCGACAACCGTGGTCAGCGTCCCAAGGCGCAGCTGATTGATGACTACGACAGCGGTGATGGCAAGACCCTGTATGTTGGCACCAAGAAATCAGAAAAGCAGTTGCGTGTTTATGAGAAGGGCAGGGAGCAGGGTGATCGTGAATCGCCCTGGGTGCGCTACGAAGCGCAATTTAAGGCGTCTAACCGCAAAGATTTGTCGCTCGATATTTTGCGTGACCCTGCTGCCTATCTGCTCGGCGCTTATCCCGTCCTCAACTTCCTTAAGTGCGTAGCGCTACGCATTGACATTACAAAAGCTGCCGTTGATGCCACTTGGAAAAGTGCGCGCCGGCATATTAAACGTCAGTACGGCGCAACGCTCAATTTCATCTTGCGGCATTGCTCAACGCCCGAAGCGGCGCATGCCGTCATCAGTACCTGCACGTCGAACAAGCTGCCGGCGTGGGCAACACAGGAAGCAGCGGACCTTTGGCCGGAAATTGCCGGCGTTAACCAAATCATAGAAGGGGTAACACCATGA